A genome region from Haloimpatiens massiliensis includes the following:
- a CDS encoding lysophospholipid acyltransferase family protein: protein MISGFMVKLINMLPDKLLICLSRKILNNYIDKYAHIKLEGEENINKIKGPVLFVSNHLSNSDGLVLNKILKEKNPTFVAGVKLNENSLTRLGIHMVKTIPIKPNSADKDAISNVVKALKGGQNILIFPEGTRSRTGAMIEGKKGTFLIAKMTKVPIVPIGIWGTEKLLPINNEDMGKEKFQHADVCVNIGKPIELPKINKDENKKEYRERAMDYIMKSIANLIPEDYRGMYK from the coding sequence ATGATATCTGGATTTATGGTAAAACTTATAAATATGTTGCCTGATAAATTATTGATATGCTTATCAAGAAAAATATTAAATAATTATATAGATAAATATGCTCATATAAAGCTAGAGGGTGAAGAAAATATAAATAAAATAAAAGGACCTGTTTTATTTGTAAGTAACCACTTGAGCAATTCAGATGGACTAGTTCTTAATAAAATTTTAAAAGAAAAAAATCCTACATTTGTTGCAGGGGTAAAATTAAATGAAAATAGTCTTACAAGGTTAGGAATACACATGGTAAAAACTATACCTATAAAGCCTAATAGTGCAGATAAAGATGCTATATCTAATGTGGTAAAAGCTTTGAAAGGTGGACAAAATATACTTATATTCCCCGAGGGAACTAGAAGTAGAACGGGTGCTATGATAGAAGGAAAAAAGGGAACATTTTTAATAGCTAAAATGACTAAAGTTCCTATAGTTCCTATAGGAATATGGGGAACAGAAAAACTTTTACCTATAAATAATGAGGATATGGGCAAAGAAAAATTTCAGCATGCAGATGTTTGTGTTAATATTGGGAAGCCTATTGAGCTGCCTAAAATTAATAAGGATGAAAATAAAAAGGAATATAGGGAAAGAGCTATGGATTATATTATGAAAAGTATAGCTAATTTAATACCAGAAGATTATAGAGGAATGTATAAATAG
- a CDS encoding TPM domain-containing protein, which yields MKKSKNRFLFTLLSIFFTCFLCFQPVYGEVDYPKPTEYKYVNDYADIIEKDELETIVSIGKELEDKTGAQAVIVTIKSLEDKDIDDYANKLFRKWGIGEQGKNNGLLILVAEKDRKWKVEVGTGLEGAVTDIQSKRIMEEYFTPEAQKGNYGKGLKYSYSALVDKIAKEYNVSLDKNKKVNLPKSKSGASDSKGANKFVSIIVILILLDIFANKGRVLGRLMEFMFWDSLFNRRRGRRNFHDDDDDHFGGFGGFGGGSSGGSSGGGFGGFGGGSSSGGGSSGGW from the coding sequence ATGAAAAAATCGAAGAATAGATTTTTATTTACTTTACTAAGTATATTTTTTACATGTTTTTTATGCTTTCAACCGGTATATGGGGAGGTTGATTATCCAAAACCTACAGAATATAAGTATGTAAATGACTATGCAGATATAATAGAAAAAGATGAATTAGAGACCATAGTATCTATAGGAAAAGAGCTAGAAGATAAAACAGGTGCTCAAGCAGTAATAGTCACTATAAAATCTTTAGAGGATAAAGATATAGATGACTATGCTAATAAGCTTTTTAGAAAATGGGGAATTGGTGAGCAAGGTAAAAATAATGGTCTTTTAATACTAGTGGCTGAAAAGGATAGAAAATGGAAGGTTGAAGTAGGCACAGGATTAGAGGGAGCTGTTACGGATATACAATCTAAAAGGATAATGGAAGAATATTTTACGCCAGAAGCTCAGAAAGGTAATTATGGTAAAGGATTAAAATATAGTTATTCTGCATTGGTAGATAAAATAGCCAAGGAGTATAATGTAAGCTTAGATAAAAATAAAAAAGTTAACTTACCTAAAAGTAAGTCAGGAGCTAGTGATTCCAAAGGTGCAAATAAATTTGTTAGTATAATAGTTATATTAATATTATTAGATATTTTTGCAAATAAGGGCAGAGTTTTGGGTAGGTTAATGGAATTTATGTTTTGGGATTCTCTTTTTAATAGAAGAAGAGGAAGAAGAAACTTCCATGATGATGACGATGATCACTTTGGCGGATTTGGAGGTTTTGGTGGCGGAAGTTCTGGTGGAAGTTCAGGCGGAGGCTTTGGAGGCTTCGGAGGAGGAAGCTCTTCTGGAGGAGGCTCTTCGGGTGGATGGTAG
- a CDS encoding PAS domain-containing sensor histidine kinase — protein sequence MAGDTFNKGELGIYKIANEITEESVKFKSVTQIDSVITFIYHEDRCIYMNSIAEKYTGYSKEEVANMKFSHLFHKNCREDLFRMNLKSKKNKSHWTKDFILITKYGKEKWIQFSSENISIHGKKFNLGFAFDITKRKKVEEELQESKNRYRRLLKFMPDGVVVHKNGVIKYCNDYYANLIGYKTPDDILGQNVSRLVGVHEKYVSINQQRLDRVKREGVIPPTEEKFIRKIDNEIIELEITCTLVPFEDDISVMEIVRDISEKNRIEELKEKVKKKTIQLKERKEYDRIRNEFFANISHELKTPVNVIFSALQVMELYKKSENKYNDSKFNKYLSIMKQNCYRLIRVVNNLIDITKISAGFYEIHMCNCNIVNLVEDISLSVGDYIEKHDIQLIFDTDVEEKIMACDPDKIERIILNLLSNAIKFTEPGGNIYVNIFDREDYIDIVVKDTGIGIPKEKQKEVFSRFTQVDKSLSRNREGSGIGLSLVESLVKMHGGKISLQSEENKGTEFTIKLPIKLVGESCKCYQEDSIKKYNNIERINIEFSDIYNNHN from the coding sequence ATGGCAGGGGATACTTTTAATAAGGGAGAATTAGGCATATATAAAATTGCTAATGAGATTACTGAAGAATCAGTGAAATTTAAATCAGTAACACAAATAGATTCTGTAATTACATTTATATACCATGAAGATAGATGCATATATATGAATTCTATTGCAGAAAAATATACAGGATACTCAAAGGAAGAAGTGGCAAATATGAAATTTAGCCATTTGTTTCATAAAAATTGTAGAGAAGATTTATTTAGAATGAATTTAAAAAGTAAAAAAAATAAGTCACATTGGACTAAAGATTTTATACTAATAACTAAATATGGAAAAGAAAAATGGATTCAATTTAGCAGTGAAAACATAAGTATTCATGGAAAAAAATTTAATTTAGGATTTGCTTTCGATATTACTAAAAGAAAAAAGGTGGAAGAAGAGTTACAGGAAAGTAAGAATAGATATAGAAGACTTCTGAAATTTATGCCAGATGGTGTTGTGGTTCATAAAAATGGAGTCATTAAATATTGCAATGATTATTATGCTAATTTAATTGGTTACAAAACACCTGATGATATATTGGGGCAAAATGTATCTAGATTAGTAGGAGTTCATGAAAAGTATGTATCTATCAATCAGCAGAGATTAGATAGAGTTAAAAGGGAAGGTGTAATTCCTCCAACAGAAGAAAAATTTATAAGAAAAATTGATAATGAAATTATAGAGTTAGAAATTACCTGTACCTTAGTTCCTTTTGAAGATGACATTTCAGTTATGGAAATAGTTAGAGATATATCAGAAAAAAATAGAATAGAGGAATTAAAAGAAAAAGTTAAGAAAAAGACTATTCAACTAAAAGAACGTAAAGAATACGATAGAATAAGGAATGAATTTTTCGCAAATATTTCACATGAATTAAAAACTCCTGTAAATGTTATATTCTCTGCACTTCAGGTTATGGAGTTATATAAAAAAAGTGAAAATAAGTATAATGATTCTAAATTTAATAAATATTTAAGTATAATGAAACAGAATTGCTATAGATTAATAAGAGTAGTGAATAATTTAATTGATATTACCAAGATTAGTGCTGGTTTTTATGAAATACATATGTGTAATTGTAATATAGTAAATCTTGTGGAAGATATATCTCTATCAGTAGGAGATTATATAGAAAAACACGATATACAGTTGATTTTTGATACGGATGTAGAGGAAAAGATTATGGCTTGTGATCCAGATAAAATAGAGAGAATAATTTTGAATTTATTATCCAATGCTATTAAATTTACTGAGCCTGGAGGAAATATATATGTAAATATTTTTGATAGGGAAGATTACATAGACATAGTAGTTAAAGACACTGGTATAGGAATACCTAAGGAAAAGCAAAAAGAAGTGTTTAGTAGATTTACTCAAGTAGATAAATCTTTATCTAGAAATAGAGAGGGCAGTGGCATAGGGCTTTCTTTGGTAGAATCTTTAGTAAAAATGCATGGAGGGAAAATTTCTTTACAGAGTGAAGAAAACAAGGGAACAGAGTTTACAATAAAGCTTCCAATAAAACTAGTTGGAGAAAGTTGTAAATGTTATCAAGAAGATTCTATAAAAAAATACAATAATATTGAAAGAATTAATATTGAGTTTTCAGATATATATAATAACCATAATTAA
- the nth gene encoding endonuclease III, translating into MDKKSISKVLDILGKTYEGARCALNFNSPYQLLISTILSAQCTDERVNKVTVELFKEYGTPEKMITLNVEELGDKIKSCGLYKNKSKNIFGATKDIIEKFNGQVPKTMEELTSLAGVGRKTANVVLSNAFGVPAIAVDTHVFRVSNRIGIGKGKNVDVVEKELMKNIPRELWSDAHHYIIWHGRKVCKARKPECENCPISLYCEFYKK; encoded by the coding sequence ATGGATAAAAAGAGTATTTCTAAGGTTTTAGATATATTAGGCAAAACCTATGAGGGAGCTAGGTGTGCATTAAATTTTAATTCACCATATCAATTATTGATTTCTACCATATTATCTGCTCAGTGTACTGATGAAAGAGTTAATAAGGTGACAGTAGAATTATTTAAAGAATATGGAACTCCAGAAAAAATGATAACATTAAACGTAGAGGAACTTGGTGATAAGATAAAATCTTGCGGATTATATAAGAACAAAAGTAAAAATATATTTGGAGCCACAAAGGACATAATAGAAAAATTTAATGGACAGGTACCTAAAACCATGGAAGAGCTTACAAGTCTTGCAGGTGTTGGAAGAAAAACTGCTAATGTGGTTTTAAGCAATGCTTTTGGAGTACCAGCTATAGCTGTGGATACTCATGTATTTAGAGTATCTAATAGAATAGGTATAGGAAAAGGTAAGAATGTAGATGTGGTAGAAAAAGAGTTGATGAAAAATATACCTAGAGAACTGTGGAGTGATGCACATCACTATATAATATGGCATGGCAGAAAAGTATGTAAAGCGAGAAAACCAGAATGTGAAAATTGTCCTATAAGTTTATATTGCGAATTTTATAAAAAATAA
- a CDS encoding zinc ribbon domain-containing protein: MRLKEFGXAYKKDLKLSDRVYKCSCGLSIDRDLNASINLANAKEYKIA, encoded by the coding sequence ATTAGATTAAAAGAATTTGGATNAGCATATAAGAAAGATTTAAAACTATCTGATAGAGTTTACAAATGCAGTTGTGGGCTTTCTATTGATAGAGATTTAAATGCTTCAATCAATTTAGCCAATGCTAAAGAATATAAGATAGCTTAA
- the sleB gene encoding spore cortex-lytic enzyme produces the protein MKKEIISRMIICFISITLTYAVGEMYTRDYKKTIETQTYYYGAKADIIYKVQYNLKKWGYYKGEIDGIYGYQTFKAVKAFQAKNGLKVDGVIGARTLSALGLSTGTTTSSPGYSSNNADVNLLARLINGEARGEPYEGQVAVGAVVLNRVRNPKFPSSVAGVIYQPGAFTAIVDGQINAKIEESSIRAARDALNGWDPSGGAMYYFNPAKATSKWIWSRPLIKIIGKHRFCK, from the coding sequence GTGAAAAAAGAAATTATAAGTAGAATGATAATTTGTTTTATAAGCATTACACTTACATATGCAGTAGGAGAAATGTATACAAGAGATTATAAAAAAACAATTGAAACTCAGACGTATTACTATGGAGCTAAGGCAGATATAATATATAAAGTTCAGTACAATTTAAAAAAGTGGGGATATTATAAAGGAGAAATAGATGGAATTTATGGTTATCAAACTTTTAAAGCAGTAAAAGCTTTTCAAGCTAAAAATGGACTTAAAGTAGATGGTGTGATAGGGGCTAGAACTTTAAGTGCTTTAGGCTTAAGTACTGGAACTACTACATCTTCTCCTGGGTATTCATCTAACAATGCAGATGTAAATTTATTAGCTAGATTAATAAATGGAGAGGCTAGGGGAGAACCTTATGAAGGCCAAGTGGCAGTAGGTGCAGTAGTTTTAAATAGGGTAAGAAATCCTAAATTTCCATCTAGTGTAGCTGGAGTAATATATCAACCAGGTGCCTTTACTGCTATAGTAGATGGGCAAATAAATGCGAAAATAGAGGAATCATCTATAAGAGCTGCTAGAGATGCTCTTAATGGCTGGGATCCTTCAGGAGGAGCTATGTATTATTTTAATCCCGCTAAGGCTACAAGTAAATGGATATGGTCAAGACCATTAATTAAAATCATTGGTAAACATAGATTTTGTAAGTAA
- a CDS encoding LemA family protein, with translation MNKTLKTVLIVLAVILVIAVPLVGTYNKMVSLEQKVEQSQSEIEKQLQRRMDLIPNLVETVKGYATQEKEIFTDIAEARSKLAGAGNMQEKANADGQLSSALSRLLVVVEKYPELKSNENFRDLMTSLEGTENRITIARGDYNESVNKYNVSIRKFPNSIVASIFRFEKKEYYKASNGAKEVPKVDFSNVKGK, from the coding sequence ATGAACAAGACTTTAAAAACGGTACTAATAGTTTTAGCAGTGATTTTAGTAATAGCAGTACCTTTAGTAGGAACATACAATAAAATGGTATCTTTGGAACAAAAGGTAGAGCAGAGCCAAAGTGAAATAGAAAAGCAACTTCAAAGAAGAATGGATTTAATTCCTAATCTTGTGGAAACCGTTAAAGGATATGCTACACAAGAAAAAGAGATATTTACAGATATAGCTGAAGCTAGATCAAAATTAGCAGGAGCAGGGAATATGCAAGAAAAGGCTAATGCAGATGGACAATTATCATCAGCACTATCTAGATTATTAGTAGTTGTTGAAAAGTATCCAGAGTTAAAATCTAACGAAAACTTTAGAGATTTAATGACATCTTTAGAAGGTACAGAAAATAGAATAACTATAGCTAGAGGAGATTATAACGAAAGCGTAAACAAATATAATGTAAGCATAAGAAAATTTCCTAATTCCATAGTAGCAAGTATTTTTAGATTTGAGAAAAAAGAGTATTACAAGGCTTCAAATGGAGCAAAAGAAGTTCCAAAAGTAGACTTTTCTAATGTAAAAGGAAAATAA